A single window of Pseudomonas marginalis DNA harbors:
- a CDS encoding chemotaxis protein CheW has protein sequence MSSTEALNTAGLDLTLADTQAIDDCWNRIGIHGDKSCPLLVEHIHCRNCSVYSAAATRLLDRYALQQDDRRPVAAAEVDEKIVTRSLLVFRLGEEWLGIATRCLVEVAPLQPIHSLPHQRSRALLGVANVRGALVACLSLVELLGLETTHQGASGGRIMPRMLIIAAQDGPVVVPVDEVDGIHAIDERTLKAASASGTQASARYTQGVLQWKGRSLRWLDEAQLLSAVTRSLT, from the coding sequence ATGAGTAGCACCGAGGCGCTCAACACCGCAGGCCTGGACCTGACCCTGGCCGACACCCAAGCCATCGACGACTGCTGGAACCGTATCGGTATCCATGGCGACAAGTCGTGCCCGTTGCTTGTGGAGCATATCCACTGCCGTAACTGTTCGGTGTACTCGGCTGCCGCCACGCGCTTGCTGGACCGCTATGCCTTGCAGCAGGACGACCGTCGTCCGGTGGCGGCTGCCGAGGTTGACGAAAAGATCGTCACCCGCTCGCTGTTGGTGTTCCGCCTCGGCGAGGAATGGCTGGGCATCGCCACCCGCTGCCTGGTGGAGGTGGCGCCGTTGCAACCGATTCACTCGCTGCCGCACCAGCGCTCCCGTGCCTTGCTCGGTGTGGCCAATGTGCGTGGTGCGCTGGTGGCGTGCCTGTCGCTGGTGGAGTTGCTTGGCCTGGAAACAACCCATCAGGGCGCCAGCGGTGGGCGGATCATGCCGCGCATGCTGATCATCGCCGCGCAGGATGGCCCGGTGGTGGTGCCGGTGGACGAAGTGGATGGCATCCATGCCATCGATGAGCGCACCCTGAAGGCGGCGTCGGCCTCGGGTACCCAGGCCAGCGCGCGCTACACCCAGGGTGTGTTGCAGTGGAAAGGCCGTAGCCTGCGGTGGCTGGACGAGGCGCAATTGTTGTCCGCCGTGACCCGGAGCCTCACATGA
- a CDS encoding chemotaxis response regulator protein-glutamate methylesterase — MRIAIVNDMPLAVEALRRALSFEPAHQVVWVASNGLEAVQRCAELTPDLILMDLIMPVMDGVEATRQIMAETPCAILLVTVDRQANVSRVFEAMGHGALDVVDTPALGVGNPKDAAAPLLRKILNIGWLIGQRGSRVRAETTPERSTGERQSLVAIGSSAGGPAALETLLKGLPRDFAAAIVLVQHVDQVFAAGMAEWLSSASGLPVRLAREGEPPQSGVVLLAGTNHHIRLLKNGTLAYTAEPVNEIYRPSIDVFFESVASHWNGDAVGVLLTGMGRDGAQGLKLMREQGYLTIAQDQQSSAVYGMPKAAAAIDAAVEIRPLDRIAPRLLEVFAK, encoded by the coding sequence ATGAGGATTGCGATCGTCAATGACATGCCCCTGGCCGTGGAGGCCCTGCGCCGTGCCTTGAGCTTCGAGCCCGCGCACCAGGTGGTGTGGGTGGCCAGCAATGGCCTGGAGGCGGTGCAGCGCTGCGCCGAATTGACCCCGGACCTGATCCTGATGGACCTGATCATGCCGGTGATGGACGGCGTGGAGGCCACGCGGCAGATCATGGCCGAGACCCCGTGCGCGATCCTGCTGGTGACCGTCGACCGCCAGGCCAATGTGAGCCGGGTGTTCGAAGCCATGGGCCACGGCGCCCTGGATGTGGTGGACACGCCGGCGCTCGGCGTGGGCAACCCCAAGGATGCGGCGGCGCCGTTGCTGCGCAAGATCCTCAACATCGGCTGGCTGATCGGCCAGCGCGGCAGCCGTGTGCGCGCCGAAACCACCCCGGAGCGCAGCACCGGCGAACGCCAGAGCCTGGTGGCGATCGGTTCTTCGGCGGGTGGCCCGGCTGCCCTGGAAACCCTGCTCAAGGGATTGCCCCGGGACTTTGCCGCCGCCATTGTGCTGGTGCAGCATGTGGATCAGGTCTTCGCCGCCGGCATGGCCGAGTGGCTGAGCAGCGCCTCCGGCCTGCCGGTACGCCTGGCCCGCGAAGGCGAACCGCCGCAAAGCGGGGTGGTGCTGCTGGCCGGCACCAATCACCACATTCGTTTATTGAAGAATGGCACGCTAGCCTATACCGCAGAGCCGGTGAACGAGATTTACCGGCCTTCGATCGACGTGTTTTTCGAAAGCGTGGCCAGCCACTGGAATGGCGATGCCGTCGGCGTACTGCTGACGGGTATGGGGCGTGACGGGGCCCAGGGGCTCAAGCTAATGCGTGAACAAGGTTATTTGACCATCGCCCAGGATCAGCAAAGCTCGGCGGTGTATGGCATGCCCAAAGCGGCGGCGGCGATTGATGCTGCTGTTGAAATTCGCCCACTGGATAGAATTGCGCCCCGATTGCTGGAGGTCTTTGCAAAATGA
- a CDS encoding flavohemoglobin expression-modulating QEGLA motif protein, which translates to MDDYQQTIRSLSDRIVLAQTPIRVLDAVKWDDNIRQGFLKAKGKAMPAVDRDYYLNRPLSFDSSAVKLEFQNIERDITRRLGQFSPVGQIMRRMCREYRMVVRMLEARGTEDFGLISQELYGAASDAFHAGDPTLADLGLMLSDYLNNIDGRGDLKDEAKTLTAKDAVALLQTRLNKVFGEAEETIRVFESDGIVADAAAGADYIKIRADAMFNDRDVRALEVHEGLVHVGTTLNGQNQPICTFLSKGPPSSTVTQEGLAILMEIITFASYPSRLRKLTNRTRAIHMVEEGADFLQVFEFFREQGFEMAESYGNASRVFRGSVPNGLPFTKDLSYLKGFIMVYNYIQLAVRKGKLEQVPLLFCGKTTLEDMRTLRQLVDEGLVVPPKYLPEQFRDMNALAAWMCFSNFLNHLSLDRIEADYSNIL; encoded by the coding sequence GTGGACGATTACCAGCAGACGATACGCAGCTTGTCCGATCGCATTGTGCTGGCGCAAACACCGATTCGCGTCCTCGACGCCGTGAAGTGGGACGACAACATTCGCCAGGGATTCCTCAAGGCCAAGGGCAAGGCCATGCCCGCCGTGGATCGCGACTATTACCTGAACCGGCCGCTGTCGTTCGACTCCAGTGCGGTAAAGCTGGAATTCCAGAACATCGAACGCGACATCACTCGCCGCCTCGGCCAGTTCAGCCCGGTGGGGCAGATCATGCGCCGCATGTGCCGCGAATACCGCATGGTGGTGCGCATGCTCGAAGCCCGCGGCACCGAGGACTTCGGCCTGATTTCCCAGGAGCTGTACGGCGCCGCCTCCGACGCCTTCCACGCCGGCGACCCGACCCTGGCTGACCTGGGCCTGATGCTCTCCGACTACCTGAACAATATCGACGGCCGTGGTGACCTCAAGGACGAAGCCAAGACCCTGACCGCCAAGGACGCCGTGGCCCTGCTGCAAACCCGCCTGAACAAGGTATTTGGCGAAGCCGAAGAGACCATCCGGGTGTTTGAGTCCGACGGTATCGTTGCCGATGCCGCAGCGGGCGCCGACTACATCAAGATCCGCGCCGACGCGATGTTCAACGACCGCGACGTGCGTGCGCTGGAAGTCCACGAAGGCCTGGTGCATGTCGGTACCACGCTCAACGGCCAGAACCAGCCGATCTGCACGTTCCTGTCCAAGGGCCCGCCGTCGTCCACCGTGACCCAGGAAGGCCTGGCGATCCTCATGGAGATCATTACGTTCGCCTCCTACCCGAGCCGCTTGCGCAAGCTGACCAACCGCACCCGTGCGATCCACATGGTGGAAGAGGGTGCCGACTTCCTGCAGGTGTTCGAGTTCTTCCGCGAGCAAGGCTTTGAAATGGCCGAAAGCTATGGCAACGCCAGCCGGGTATTCCGTGGCTCGGTGCCGAACGGCCTGCCGTTTACCAAGGATCTGTCCTACCTCAAGGGCTTTATCATGGTCTACAACTACATCCAGCTGGCCGTGCGCAAAGGCAAGCTGGAGCAAGTGCCGCTGCTGTTCTGCGGCAAGACCACCCTGGAAGACATGCGCACCTTGCGCCAACTGGTGGACGAAGGCCTGGTGGTGCCGCCCAAGTACCTGCCGGAGCAGTTCCGCGACATGAATGCACTGGCGGCGTGGATGTGTTTCTCCAACTTCCTCAACCACTTGAGCCTGGACCGGATCGAGGCGGATTACTCCAATATCCTTTAA
- a CDS encoding hybrid sensor histidine kinase/response regulator, protein MTPDQMRDASLLELFSLEADAQTQVLSAGLLALERNPTQADQLEACMRAAHSLKGAARIVGVDAGVSVAHVMEDCLVSAQERRLYLQPEHIDALLQGTDLLMRIATPGNDVGTADIDAYVALMERLLDPSQPSAYVAPLPAAPEPAPAPLIEELPPEPEPAPHVASDPPRQGRRMTEGGERVLRVTAERLNSLLDLSSKSLVETQRLKPYLASMQRLKRIQSQSVRALDTLDGQLKTLGLSLEAEEALADTRRLLSEAQALLAEKTAELDEFGWQAGQRAQVLYDTALACRMRPFADVLAGQVRMVRDLGRSLGKQVRLEIEGEKTQVDRDVLEKLEAPLTHLLRNAVDHGIEMPEQRLLAGKPAEGLIRLRASHQAGLLVLELSDDGNGVDLERLRGTIVDRHLSTWETALNLSEEELLTFLFLPGFSLRDKVTEVSGRGVGLDAVQHMVRQLRGAVVLEQTAGQGSRFHLEVPLTLSVVRSLVVEVGEEAYAFPLAHIERMCDLAPDDIVQLEGRQHFWHEGRHVGLVAASQLLQRPLGQSNDETLKVVVIRERDAVYGIAVERFIGERTLVVLPLDDRLGKVQDISAGALLDDGSVVLIVDVEDMLRSVDKLLNTGRLERIARRSQQATEAPRKRVLVVDDSLTVRELQRKLLLNRGYEVAVAVDGMDGWNALRSEDFDLLITDIDMPRMDGIELVTLLRRDSRLQSLPVMVVSYKDREEDRRRGLDAGADYYLAKASFHDDALLDAVVELIGGARS, encoded by the coding sequence ATGACCCCCGACCAGATGCGCGACGCCTCGCTGCTGGAGCTGTTCAGCCTGGAAGCCGATGCCCAGACCCAGGTGCTGAGCGCGGGCCTGCTGGCCCTGGAGCGCAACCCTACCCAGGCCGACCAGCTTGAAGCCTGCATGCGTGCCGCGCATTCGCTCAAGGGCGCGGCGCGCATCGTCGGGGTGGACGCCGGGGTCAGCGTGGCCCATGTCATGGAGGATTGCCTGGTCAGCGCCCAGGAACGCCGCCTGTACCTGCAACCCGAACATATCGACGCGTTGCTGCAAGGCACCGACTTGCTGATGCGTATCGCCACTCCTGGCAACGATGTCGGCACGGCGGACATCGATGCCTATGTGGCGTTGATGGAGCGCCTGCTGGATCCATCCCAGCCCAGTGCCTACGTCGCGCCGCTGCCCGCTGCGCCTGAGCCCGCCCCGGCGCCGCTCATCGAAGAGCTGCCGCCGGAGCCTGAGCCCGCACCGCACGTCGCCAGTGATCCGCCGCGTCAGGGCCGGCGCATGACTGAAGGTGGCGAACGCGTATTGCGCGTGACCGCCGAGCGCTTGAACAGCCTGTTGGACCTCTCGAGCAAGTCTCTGGTGGAAACCCAGCGGCTCAAGCCCTACCTGGCCAGCATGCAGCGTCTCAAACGGATTCAAAGCCAGAGCGTACGCGCCCTGGATACCCTGGATGGCCAGCTCAAGACCCTGGGTTTGAGCCTCGAAGCCGAGGAAGCCCTGGCCGATACCCGCCGCCTGCTGAGCGAAGCCCAGGCGCTGCTGGCGGAAAAGACCGCCGAGCTGGATGAGTTTGGCTGGCAGGCCGGCCAGCGTGCCCAGGTGCTCTACGACACTGCGCTGGCCTGTCGCATGCGCCCGTTTGCCGACGTGCTGGCCGGTCAGGTGCGCATGGTGCGCGACCTCGGCCGAAGCCTGGGCAAGCAAGTGCGCCTGGAGATCGAGGGAGAAAAGACCCAGGTCGATCGCGACGTGCTGGAAAAGCTCGAAGCGCCACTCACCCATTTATTGCGCAATGCCGTCGACCACGGCATCGAAATGCCCGAGCAACGCCTGCTGGCAGGCAAACCTGCCGAAGGCCTGATCCGCCTGCGCGCGTCCCATCAGGCCGGCCTGCTGGTGCTGGAGCTGAGTGACGACGGCAATGGCGTCGACCTGGAGCGTCTGCGCGGCACCATCGTCGATCGGCATCTTTCAACCTGGGAGACGGCCCTGAACCTGAGTGAAGAGGAGCTGCTGACGTTCCTGTTCCTGCCGGGGTTCAGCCTGCGCGACAAGGTCACCGAAGTGTCCGGGCGCGGTGTCGGGCTGGATGCGGTGCAGCATATGGTTCGCCAACTGCGCGGCGCGGTGGTGCTGGAGCAGACGGCAGGGCAGGGCAGTCGCTTCCATCTGGAGGTGCCGCTGACCCTGTCGGTGGTGCGCAGCCTGGTGGTGGAAGTCGGCGAGGAAGCCTATGCGTTCCCGCTGGCGCATATCGAGCGCATGTGCGACCTGGCACCCGACGACATTGTGCAGTTGGAAGGCCGCCAGCATTTCTGGCATGAAGGTCGGCATGTGGGCCTGGTCGCCGCCAGCCAGCTGTTGCAGCGCCCATTGGGGCAGAGCAATGACGAAACCTTGAAGGTGGTGGTGATCCGCGAGCGCGATGCGGTTTACGGGATCGCCGTGGAACGCTTTATCGGCGAACGCACCCTGGTGGTGTTGCCGCTGGATGATCGCCTGGGCAAGGTCCAGGATATTTCCGCCGGTGCCTTGCTGGACGACGGCTCGGTGGTATTGATCGTCGATGTGGAAGATATGCTGCGCTCGGTGGACAAGCTGCTCAACACCGGGCGCCTGGAACGCATCGCCCGGCGCAGCCAGCAGGCCACCGAGGCACCGCGCAAGCGGGTACTGGTGGTGGACGACTCGCTCACTGTGCGGGAGTTGCAACGCAAACTGCTGCTCAATCGCGGGTACGAAGTGGCCGTCGCGGTTGACGGCATGGACGGCTGGAACGCCTTGCGCTCCGAAGACTTCGACCTGCTTATCACTGATATCGATATGCCTCGTATGGACGGTATTGAATTGGTCACACTCCTGCGCCGTGACAGTCGCCTGCAATCGTTGCCGGTGATGGTGGTGTCGTACAAAGACCGTGAAGAAGACCGCCGTCGCGGGCTGGATGCTGGGGCCGATTATTATCTGGCCAAGGCCAGTTTCCACGATGACGCGCTGCTGGATGCCGTGGTGGAGCTGATCGGAGGCGCGCGGTCATGA
- a CDS encoding TetR/AcrR family transcriptional regulator, translating into MNRVTAQEGAAGIAAAVAESVQYQGRKASRRGSEQRRQDILDAAMRIVVRDGVRAVRHRAVAAEAGVPLSATTYYFKDIDDLLTDTFAQYVERSAAFMGKLWVRNEGLLREMVAYGDGSPESRSQLADDIARLTADYVLRQLTNRREHLMAEQAFRQEALLNPRLAELVRSHQQILLQGTGQFFQVLGSREPQQDAKVLTAIISRMEYQGLLGGAEPLTGEEMLEILKRYMHLVLASV; encoded by the coding sequence GTGAACCGCGTAACCGCTCAAGAAGGTGCCGCCGGCATTGCCGCTGCCGTGGCTGAAAGCGTCCAGTACCAGGGCCGTAAGGCCAGCCGTCGGGGCAGCGAGCAACGCAGGCAAGACATTCTCGATGCAGCCATGCGCATCGTGGTGCGCGATGGCGTGCGGGCCGTGCGCCATCGGGCCGTGGCGGCCGAGGCCGGTGTGCCGTTGTCAGCCACTACCTATTACTTCAAGGACATCGATGACCTGCTCACCGATACCTTCGCCCAGTACGTTGAACGCAGCGCCGCCTTCATGGGCAAGCTATGGGTGCGTAACGAAGGCCTGCTGCGTGAGATGGTCGCCTATGGCGATGGCAGCCCGGAATCGCGCTCGCAACTGGCCGATGACATCGCGCGGCTGACCGCCGACTATGTGCTGCGCCAGTTGACCAACCGCCGCGAGCATTTGATGGCCGAACAGGCCTTTCGCCAGGAAGCCTTGCTCAACCCGCGCCTGGCTGAGCTGGTGCGTTCCCACCAGCAGATCCTGTTGCAGGGCACGGGGCAGTTTTTCCAGGTATTGGGCTCCCGCGAGCCGCAACAGGACGCCAAGGTGTTGACGGCGATTATCAGTCGGATGGAATATCAGGGCCTGCTGGGCGGCGCAGAGCCTCTGACCGGTGAAGAGATGCTTGAGATCCTCAAGCGTTACATGCATTTGGTGTTGGCCTCGGTCTGA
- the lysS gene encoding lysine--tRNA ligase, whose amino-acid sequence MSDQQLDPQALQQEENSLIALRKEKLAAERAKGNAFPNDFRRDNYCDALQKQYADKTKEELAEAAIPVKVAGRIMLNRGSFMVIQDMTGRIQVYVNRKTLSEETLASVKTWDMGDIIAAEGTLARSGKGDLYVEMTSVRLLTKSLRPLPDKHHGLTDTEQRYRQRYVDLIVNEDVRQTFRVRSQVIAHIRSFLMQRDFLEVETPMLQTIPGGAAAKPFETHHNALDLEMFLRIAPELYLKRLVVGGFEKVFEINRNFRNEGVSTRHNPEFTMLEFYQAYADYEDNMDLTEELFRELAQLVLGTTDVPYGDKVFHFGEPFVRLSVFDSILKYNPELTADDLNDIDKARAIAKKAGAKVLGFEGLGKLQVMIFEELVEHKLEQPHFITQYPFEVSPLARRNDDNPNVTDRFELFIGGREIANAYSELNDAEDQAERFMAQVADKDAGDDEAMHYDADFVRALEYGMPPTAGEGIGIDRLVMLLTNSPSIRDVILFPHMRPQA is encoded by the coding sequence ATGAGCGACCAACAACTCGACCCGCAAGCCCTGCAACAGGAAGAAAACTCCCTGATCGCCCTGCGCAAGGAAAAGCTGGCTGCCGAGCGCGCCAAGGGCAATGCCTTCCCCAACGACTTCCGTCGCGACAACTACTGCGATGCCTTGCAGAAGCAGTACGCGGACAAGACCAAGGAAGAGCTGGCAGAAGCGGCGATCCCGGTCAAGGTGGCAGGTCGCATCATGCTCAACCGTGGCTCGTTCATGGTGATCCAGGACATGACCGGGCGTATCCAGGTCTACGTCAACCGCAAGACCCTGTCCGAAGAAACCCTGGCCTCGGTGAAAACCTGGGATATGGGCGACATCATCGCCGCCGAAGGCACCCTGGCCCGTTCCGGCAAGGGCGACCTGTACGTGGAAATGACCAGCGTGCGCCTGCTGACCAAGTCCCTGCGCCCGTTGCCGGACAAGCACCACGGCCTGACCGACACCGAGCAGCGTTACCGCCAGCGCTACGTTGACCTGATCGTCAACGAAGACGTGCGCCAGACCTTCCGCGTGCGTTCGCAGGTCATCGCGCACATCCGCAGCTTCCTGATGCAGCGTGACTTCCTGGAAGTGGAAACCCCGATGTTGCAGACCATCCCGGGTGGTGCCGCAGCCAAGCCGTTCGAAACCCACCACAACGCACTGGACCTGGAAATGTTCCTGCGTATCGCGCCTGAGTTGTACCTCAAGCGTCTTGTGGTCGGTGGCTTCGAGAAGGTGTTCGAGATCAACCGCAACTTCCGTAACGAAGGCGTCTCGACCCGGCACAACCCGGAATTCACCATGTTGGAGTTCTACCAGGCCTACGCCGACTACGAAGACAACATGGACCTCACCGAGGAACTGTTCCGCGAGCTGGCGCAGCTTGTCCTCGGGACTACCGACGTGCCGTACGGCGACAAGGTGTTCCACTTCGGCGAGCCGTTCGTGCGCCTGTCGGTGTTCGACTCGATCCTCAAGTACAACCCTGAGTTGACCGCAGACGACCTCAACGACATCGACAAGGCCCGCGCCATCGCCAAGAAAGCCGGTGCCAAGGTGCTCGGTTTCGAAGGCCTGGGCAAACTGCAGGTGATGATTTTCGAAGAGCTGGTGGAGCACAAGCTGGAACAGCCGCACTTCATTACCCAGTACCCGTTCGAAGTGTCGCCGCTGGCCCGTCGCAACGACGACAACCCGAACGTCACCGACCGTTTCGAGCTGTTCATCGGCGGCCGCGAAATCGCCAACGCCTACTCCGAGCTTAACGATGCCGAAGACCAGGCCGAGCGCTTCATGGCCCAGGTGGCCGACAAGGACGCTGGCGACGACGAAGCCATGCACTACGACGCCGACTTCGTACGTGCCCTGGAATACGGCATGCCGCCAACGGCCGGTGAAGGTATCGGCATCGACCGCCTGGTGATGTTGTTGACCAACTCGCCGTCGATCCGCGATGTGATCTTGTTCCCGCACATGCGGCCACAAGCGTAA
- a CDS encoding alpha/beta hydrolase, whose product MRILGILCLLLTLNGCSSLLFYPEPGLPFTPEKAHLQYRDVTLTTADGVKLHAWWLPAKAGVPVKGTVLHLHGNGGNLAWHLGGSWWLPEQGYQVLLLDYRGYGLSAGKPSLPAIYQDVDAAFNWLDQAPETQGQPLIVLGQSLGGALAVHYLAEHPQRQVQLKALVLDGVPASYRDVGQFALSTSWLTWPFQVPLSWLVPDADSAINAMPQLTGVPKLLFHSLDDPIVPVANGIRLYQAAPPPRVLQLTRGGHVQTFADKTWQTVMLRYLDDPQHFNGLRRLGEIPNYPIPKVDPSESPQ is encoded by the coding sequence ATGAGAATCCTCGGCATTCTGTGCCTGCTACTCACATTGAACGGTTGCAGCTCGCTGCTGTTCTACCCCGAACCCGGCCTGCCGTTCACGCCCGAAAAAGCGCACTTGCAATACCGCGATGTCACCCTCACCACCGCCGACGGTGTGAAGTTGCACGCGTGGTGGCTGCCGGCCAAGGCCGGAGTACCCGTCAAAGGGACGGTGCTGCACCTGCACGGCAACGGCGGTAACCTGGCCTGGCACCTGGGCGGCAGCTGGTGGTTGCCGGAGCAGGGCTACCAGGTACTGCTGCTGGACTATCGCGGTTACGGGCTGTCGGCAGGCAAGCCCTCGCTGCCAGCGATCTATCAGGACGTGGACGCGGCGTTCAACTGGCTCGACCAGGCGCCCGAAACCCAGGGCCAGCCGTTGATCGTCCTCGGTCAAAGCCTCGGCGGTGCGCTGGCGGTGCATTACCTGGCGGAACACCCGCAGCGTCAAGTCCAACTCAAGGCCCTGGTACTGGACGGCGTGCCCGCCAGTTATCGTGACGTAGGACAATTCGCCCTGAGCACCTCCTGGTTAACATGGCCCTTCCAGGTGCCCTTGTCTTGGCTGGTGCCCGACGCCGACAGCGCGATCAACGCCATGCCGCAACTGACCGGCGTGCCGAAATTGCTGTTCCACAGCCTGGATGACCCGATCGTGCCCGTGGCCAACGGTATCCGCCTGTATCAGGCCGCGCCACCGCCACGGGTATTGCAGTTGACCCGCGGCGGCCATGTGCAGACCTTTGCCGACAAGACTTGGCAAACCGTGATGCTGCGCTATCTGGACGACCCGCAGCACTTCAACGGCCTGCGCCGCCTGGGCGAGATTCCGAATTACCCCATTCCTAAAGTTGATCCATCAGAGAGCCCGCAATGA
- a CDS encoding response regulator, with translation MNDLQIDDIKTDENAAMVLLVDDQAMIGEAVRRGLAHEENIDFHFCADPHQAIAQAIRIKPTVILQDLVMPGLDGLTLVREYRNHPATQNIPIIVLSTKEDPLIKSAAFSAGANDYLVKLPDNIELVARIRYHSRSYMTLLQRDAAYRALRVSQQQLLDTNLVLQRLMNSDGLTGLSNRRHFDEYLELEWRRAMRDQTQLSLLMIDVDFFKTYNDSFGHVEGDEALRKVANTIREASSRPSDLPARYGGEEFALVLPNTSPGGARLVAEKLRMAVAALKIPHIAPAEGSSLTISIGLSTMTPVQGTDCRQLIMAADKGLYTAKHNGRNLVGIE, from the coding sequence ATGAATGATTTACAGATCGACGACATCAAGACCGACGAAAACGCCGCCATGGTGTTGCTGGTCGACGACCAGGCCATGATCGGCGAAGCCGTCCGGCGCGGCCTGGCCCACGAAGAAAACATCGACTTCCACTTCTGTGCCGACCCGCACCAGGCGATTGCCCAGGCCATCCGCATCAAGCCCACGGTGATCCTGCAGGACCTGGTGATGCCGGGCCTCGACGGCTTGACCCTGGTGCGCGAATACCGCAACCACCCGGCCACGCAGAACATCCCGATCATCGTGCTTTCCACCAAGGAAGACCCGCTGATCAAGAGCGCGGCGTTCTCGGCGGGGGCCAACGATTACCTGGTCAAGCTGCCGGACAACATCGAACTGGTGGCGCGCATCCGCTATCACTCGCGTTCCTACATGACCCTGTTGCAGCGCGATGCCGCCTACCGTGCGCTGCGGGTCAGCCAGCAACAGCTGCTGGACACCAACCTGGTGCTGCAACGGCTGATGAACTCCGATGGCCTGACCGGGCTGTCCAACCGCCGCCACTTCGACGAATACCTGGAGCTGGAATGGCGCCGCGCCATGCGTGATCAGACCCAGCTGTCATTGCTGATGATCGACGTGGATTTCTTCAAGACCTACAACGACAGCTTTGGCCACGTCGAGGGTGATGAAGCCTTGCGCAAGGTCGCCAACACTATCCGCGAAGCCAGCAGCCGCCCCTCGGACCTGCCGGCACGCTACGGCGGCGAAGAGTTTGCCCTGGTGTTGCCGAACACCTCGCCGGGTGGGGCACGCCTGGTGGCGGAAAAGCTGCGCATGGCCGTCGCCGCACTGAAAATCCCGCATATCGCCCCGGCGGAAGGCTCGAGCCTGACCATCAGCATCGGGCTGTCGACCATGACGCCGGTGCAGGGTACCGATTGCCGCCAGTTGATCATGGCGGCGGACAAGGGCTTGTATACGGCCAAGCACAACGGGCGAAACCTGGTCGGCATCGAGTGA
- the prfB gene encoding peptide chain release factor 2 (programmed frameshift): MEINPILNTIKDLSERSETIRGYLDYDQKHERLTEVNRELEDPSVWNKPEYAQELGRERAALAQIVDTLDELNTGLADCRDLLDMAVEENDEGAVGDVVAELARLEENLAKLEFRRMFSHEMDPNNAYLDIQAGSGGTEAQDWANILLRMYLRWADKRGFDATIMELSAGEVAGIKGATVHIKGEYAFGWLRTEIGVHRLVRKSPFDSGNRRHTSFSAVFVSPEIDDKVEIEINPADLRIDTYRSSGAGGQHVNTTDSAVRITHVPTNTVVSCQNERSQHANKDTAMKMLRAKLYEQEMQKRNAASQALEDTKSDIGWGHQIRSYVLDASRIKDLRTNIERSDCDKVLDGDIDEYLEASLKSGL; this comes from the exons ATGGAAATCAACCCGATCCTTAACACCATCAAGGACCTGTCCGAGCGCTCCGAAACTATTCGGGGGTATCTT GACTACGATCAAAAGCATGAGCGCCTGACCGAAGTCAATCGCGAGCTTGAAGATCCGAGTGTCTGGAACAAACCTGAATACGCCCAGGAACTGGGGCGCGAGCGCGCTGCGCTGGCGCAGATCGTCGACACCCTCGACGAACTGAATACCGGCCTGGCCGATTGCCGCGACCTGCTGGACATGGCCGTCGAGGAAAACGACGAAGGCGCAGTGGGCGATGTCGTCGCCGAGCTGGCCCGTCTCGAGGAAAACCTCGCCAAGCTTGAATTCCGTCGCATGTTCAGCCACGAAATGGACCCGAACAACGCCTACTTGGACATCCAGGCCGGTTCCGGCGGCACCGAAGCCCAGGACTGGGCCAACATCCTGCTGCGCATGTACCTGCGCTGGGCCGACAAACGCGGTTTCGACGCCACCATCATGGAACTGTCGGCTGGTGAAGTCGCCGGCATCAAGGGCGCGACCGTGCACATCAAGGGTGAATACGCCTTTGGCTGGCTGCGTACCGAGATCGGCGTACACCGCCTGGTGCGCAAGAGCCCGTTCGACTCCGGCAACCGTCGCCACACCTCGTTCTCTGCGGTGTTCGTCTCGCCCGAGATCGATGACAAGGTGGAAATCGAGATCAACCCGGCCGACCTGCGTATCGACACCTACCGCTCCTCCGGTGCCGGTGGCCAGCACGTAAACACCACCGACTCGGCCGTACGTATTACCCACGTACCGACCAACACCGTGGTGAGCTGCCAGAACGAACGTTCCCAGCACGCGAACAAGGACACCGCCATGAAAATGCTGCGGGCCAAGTTGTACGAGCAGGAAATGCAGAAGCGCAACGCCGCTTCCCAGGCCCTGGAAGACACCAAGTCGGATATCGGCTGGGGTCACCAGATCCGCTCTTATGTGCTCGATGCGTCGCGGATCAAGGATCTGCGCACTAACATCGAACGCAGCGACTGCGACAAGGTGCTCGACGGTGACATTGACGAATACCTGGAAGCCAGCCTGAAATCTGGCCTGTAA